Proteins from a single region of Chromobacterium sp. ATCC 53434:
- a CDS encoding class II aldolase/adducin family protein, whose product MLDDLHSDTDRKLRVAARALGRAGLAHAYGHFSARLDAGHFLVCAPKPMALLESADQGTVVPVNGALPDGVLGEVRIHQQIYARRPDVGAVARSMPPKLVSLSVLSRTPLPRHGFGSYFAPFVPLWDDPLLIRSDAQAGALAELIGDGRAVVMRGNGAVVAGDSIEEALVLSWYLEDAARVELDVLSCGAGLLSKTLTQVQCEARATFSGRILERMWDYLCSGDCER is encoded by the coding sequence ATGCTTGACGACCTTCATTCCGACACCGACCGCAAGCTGAGAGTCGCGGCGCGCGCGCTGGGCCGGGCGGGCCTGGCACACGCTTACGGACACTTCAGCGCGCGGCTGGACGCCGGGCACTTTCTCGTCTGCGCGCCCAAGCCGATGGCGCTGCTGGAAAGCGCGGACCAGGGGACGGTGGTGCCGGTCAACGGCGCGCTGCCCGACGGCGTGCTGGGTGAGGTCCGCATCCATCAGCAGATCTATGCCCGGCGCCCGGACGTCGGCGCCGTCGCCAGAAGCATGCCGCCGAAGCTGGTGTCACTTTCCGTCTTGTCGCGCACACCGTTGCCGCGGCACGGCTTCGGCAGCTATTTCGCGCCCTTCGTTCCGCTTTGGGACGATCCGCTGCTGATCCGCAGCGACGCGCAGGCCGGCGCGCTGGCCGAGCTCATCGGCGACGGCCGGGCCGTGGTGATGCGGGGCAATGGCGCCGTCGTCGCCGGGGATTCGATAGAGGAGGCGCTGGTCTTGAGCTGGTATCTGGAGGATGCGGCGCGCGTGGAGCTGGATGTGCTGTCCTGCGGGGCCGGGCTATTGAGCAAGACGCTGACGCAGGTGCAGTGCGAAGCCCGCGCGACGTTTTCCGGACGGATTCTGGAGCGGATGTGGGACTACCTCTGCTCGGGCGATTGCGAACGCTGA
- a CDS encoding fumarylacetoacetate hydrolase family protein, with translation MDPSDIKRHGAELYQALLAGQPVPPLSSRAPGMTLDDAYLVQTETVALRLADRHERVLGRKIGVTSQAVMDLLRVDQPDFGVLTSGMACQDGAVLSLAPFISPKAEGEIAFILKHELSGPGVMAADVLRATECVMPCIELVDSRIEDWKITIVDTVADNASSGAFVLGDQAISPSRMDLYTVGMTLERNGEIVATGAGAAALGHPANAVAWLANALGRHGQGLRAGELVLSGSLATMIAVSAGDNLLLRLGGIGTASVRFGQAPGRER, from the coding sequence ATGGACCCATCCGACATCAAGCGCCACGGCGCGGAGCTTTATCAGGCGTTGCTCGCCGGCCAGCCGGTCCCGCCGCTGTCGTCCCGCGCGCCCGGCATGACGCTGGACGATGCCTATCTCGTTCAGACCGAGACGGTGGCCCTGCGGCTGGCAGATCGTCATGAGAGGGTGCTGGGCAGGAAGATAGGCGTGACCAGCCAGGCCGTGATGGACCTGCTTCGCGTCGATCAACCGGACTTCGGCGTGCTGACATCCGGCATGGCCTGCCAGGACGGCGCGGTTCTTTCATTGGCGCCATTCATCTCGCCGAAGGCCGAGGGTGAGATCGCTTTCATTCTGAAGCATGAGCTGTCCGGCCCCGGCGTCATGGCCGCCGATGTGCTTCGCGCGACCGAATGCGTGATGCCCTGCATCGAACTGGTCGACTCCCGCATCGAGGACTGGAAGATCACCATCGTCGACACCGTCGCCGACAACGCGTCGTCCGGCGCTTTCGTGCTCGGCGATCAGGCGATCTCCCCGTCGAGGATGGATCTGTACACCGTGGGCATGACGCTGGAACGCAATGGCGAGATCGTCGCGACGGGCGCCGGCGCGGCGGCCTTGGGGCATCCGGCGAACGCCGTGGCGTGGCTAGCCAATGCGCTGGGCCGCCACGGCCAGGGATTGCGGGCGGGGGAGCTGGTGTTGTCTGGCTCGCTCGCCACGATGATTGCGGTGAGCGCCGGCGACAATCTGTTGCTGCGGCTAGGCGGCATCGGCACGGCATCGGTGCGGTTCGGCCAGGCGCCGGGGAGAGAGCGATGA
- a CDS encoding VOC family protein, producing MINLHAIRYVRLATKDIQSTVQYAQQILGLQQVRREGPFFYFRSDDRDHSVCYYEGDPAEQTVAFEVGAAAELDAAAAQLEAMRAPVRRGRRDESEMRRVEDFITFSDPSGNQIDLVLRPHDSGRRYHASRDAGIESFSHVGLRTTDAARDEAFWTTTCNARVSDRIGDAPLLRIDEVHHRIALFPSDRAGVQHVNFQVGSIDDLMRSYYFLLERGVPIRFGPGRHPTSGAVFLYFAGPDGMVYEYSTGVRLIAADEEAGYQPRQFPFGPTGFCMWGARPGIEEFSV from the coding sequence GTGATCAATCTGCACGCCATTCGCTATGTCCGCCTGGCGACGAAGGACATTCAGTCCACCGTCCAATACGCGCAGCAGATACTCGGGCTGCAGCAGGTTCGCCGCGAAGGGCCCTTTTTCTATTTTCGCAGCGACGATAGAGACCACTCCGTCTGCTACTACGAAGGCGATCCGGCCGAGCAGACCGTCGCCTTCGAGGTCGGCGCGGCGGCCGAGCTGGATGCCGCCGCCGCGCAACTGGAGGCGATGCGCGCGCCGGTCAGGCGCGGGCGCCGGGACGAGAGCGAGATGCGGCGCGTAGAGGATTTCATCACCTTCTCCGATCCTAGCGGCAACCAGATAGATTTGGTGCTGCGTCCGCATGACAGCGGCCGCCGATACCACGCGTCGCGCGACGCCGGCATAGAGTCGTTCAGCCACGTCGGCCTGCGCACGACCGACGCCGCCCGCGACGAGGCGTTCTGGACGACGACCTGCAATGCGCGTGTGTCGGACCGGATAGGCGACGCGCCGCTGCTGCGCATAGACGAGGTGCACCACCGGATCGCGCTTTTTCCGTCGGACCGGGCCGGCGTCCAGCACGTCAACTTCCAGGTCGGCAGCATCGACGACCTGATGCGCTCCTACTACTTCCTGCTCGAACGCGGCGTGCCGATACGTTTCGGCCCCGGCCGGCACCCGACCTCCGGCGCCGTCTTCCTGTATTTCGCCGGCCCCGACGGCATGGTCTACGAGTATTCGACAGGCGTGCGCCTGATCGCGGCCGACGAGGAGGCGGGCTATCAGCCGCGCCAGTTTCCCTTTGGGCCGACCGGCTTCTGCATGTGGGGCGCCAGGCCCGGCATAGAAGAATTTTCCGTCTGA
- a CDS encoding sensor histidine kinase produces the protein MASGSGGPRSSLRLRLLWGLLLPLLLLLSLDAWLTYRRSLAGANAAFDRMLHTSARAIANGISSHGGDVRVDIPYFALQMFESNAAGKVFYRVSDARGKLLTGYGDLPLPARRGAGAPALQFSDADYLGEDVRLVSLRLSVRDMLTLRDLDVWVQVAETPESRRELARSLLLGSLLQEILLVLTLLLIVSLAVSRGLRPLRWLSEQMASRPQGEPLPRAGLPSELIPLVDALNLHDERLQRLLAARRRFIDDAAHQLKTPLAVMQAHAELALREDDAGAQRQQLLRLLASLRQAGHMVGQLLQMSRLEPDNGQAIEMETVDVAALAREVALEWAAAAHERRADLAYEGVQALPVWGNRALLRELLNNLLDNALRYAGRDAVVTVAAVDMPDACLQVRDSGPGIPEAERDKVWLRFYRPAGERSEGSGLGLAIVREIAARHGARLSLDQADEGGARVSVYFPRN, from the coding sequence ATGGCTAGCGGAAGCGGCGGGCCGCGGAGCAGTTTGCGGCTGCGCTTGCTGTGGGGACTGCTGCTGCCCTTGCTGCTGCTATTGTCGCTGGACGCCTGGCTGACTTATCGACGCAGCCTGGCCGGCGCCAACGCGGCTTTCGACCGCATGCTGCATACCTCGGCGCGCGCCATCGCCAACGGCATCAGCAGCCATGGCGGGGACGTCCGGGTGGACATTCCGTATTTCGCCTTGCAGATGTTCGAGAGCAATGCCGCCGGCAAGGTGTTCTATCGGGTCAGCGACGCGCGAGGCAAGCTGCTGACCGGCTACGGGGACCTGCCGCTGCCCGCCCGGCGAGGCGCGGGGGCGCCCGCCTTGCAGTTTTCCGATGCAGATTACCTGGGCGAGGACGTGCGTCTGGTCAGCCTGCGCCTGTCGGTGCGGGACATGCTGACCTTGCGGGACCTGGATGTCTGGGTGCAGGTGGCCGAGACGCCGGAGTCGCGGCGGGAACTGGCGCGTAGCCTGCTGCTGGGGTCGTTGCTGCAGGAAATCCTGCTGGTGTTGACGCTGCTGCTGATCGTCTCGCTGGCGGTGAGCCGAGGACTGCGCCCGTTGCGGTGGCTGTCGGAGCAGATGGCGTCCAGGCCGCAAGGGGAGCCGCTGCCCAGGGCGGGCCTGCCCAGCGAGCTGATACCGCTGGTCGACGCGCTCAATTTGCACGACGAGCGCTTGCAGCGGCTGCTCGCCGCCCGCCGGCGCTTCATAGACGACGCCGCCCACCAATTGAAGACGCCGCTGGCGGTGATGCAGGCGCATGCGGAACTGGCCCTGCGCGAGGACGACGCCGGTGCGCAGCGGCAGCAATTGCTCCGCCTGCTGGCCAGCCTGCGCCAGGCCGGGCATATGGTGGGCCAGTTGTTGCAGATGTCGCGGCTGGAGCCGGACAACGGCCAGGCGATCGAGATGGAAACCGTCGATGTGGCGGCGCTGGCGCGCGAGGTGGCGCTGGAGTGGGCCGCGGCCGCGCACGAGCGGCGGGCCGATCTGGCTTATGAAGGCGTGCAGGCCTTGCCGGTGTGGGGCAACCGGGCCCTGTTGCGCGAACTGTTGAACAATCTGCTGGACAACGCCTTGCGCTATGCCGGCCGCGATGCGGTGGTGACGGTGGCGGCCGTCGACATGCCGGACGCCTGCCTGCAGGTCAGAGACAGCGGTCCCGGCATTCCGGAGGCGGAGCGCGACAAGGTATGGCTGCGTTTTTACCGGCCGGCCGGCGAGCGGAGCGAAGGCAGCGGCCTGGGCCTGGCCATCGTCAGAGAGATCGCCGCCAGGCATGGCGCGCGCTTGTCGCTGGACCAGGCGGACGAGGGCGGCGCGCGCGTCAGCGTCTATTTCCCCAGGAACTGA
- a CDS encoding response regulator, whose amino-acid sequence MRILLVEDNLDLAESLLKALTQAGFAVDAMRDGQDADHVLRTQDYALVILDLALPRLDGWEVLRRLRARRKSVPVLILTAHGSVEDRVRGLDMGADDYLPKPFDLVELEARVRALIRRSHGHEHNLLSVGDLSYDGASRLFTLAGLALKLTPREHAVLELLMLQGGKAISKDALSERIFSLDESGSAEAMEIYVYRLRKKLAHGDVGIVTLRGLGYLLARTERGDG is encoded by the coding sequence ATGCGCATTCTTCTGGTGGAAGACAATCTGGATCTGGCCGAATCCCTGCTCAAGGCCTTGACGCAGGCGGGCTTCGCCGTCGACGCGATGCGCGACGGCCAGGATGCCGACCATGTGCTGCGCACCCAGGACTACGCGCTGGTGATCCTGGATCTGGCCTTGCCCAGGCTAGACGGCTGGGAAGTGCTCAGGCGCCTGCGGGCCCGGCGCAAATCGGTGCCGGTGCTGATCCTGACCGCGCACGGATCGGTCGAGGACAGGGTCAGGGGGCTGGACATGGGCGCCGACGACTACCTGCCCAAGCCGTTCGACCTGGTCGAACTGGAGGCCAGGGTGAGGGCGCTGATACGCCGCAGCCATGGGCACGAGCACAATCTGCTGAGCGTCGGCGACTTGAGCTACGACGGCGCCAGCCGCCTGTTCACGCTGGCCGGCCTGGCCTTGAAGCTGACGCCGCGCGAGCATGCGGTGCTCGAGCTGCTGATGCTGCAAGGGGGCAAGGCCATCAGCAAGGACGCGCTGTCGGAGCGCATTTTCAGCCTGGACGAATCCGGCAGCGCCGAGGCGATGGAAATCTACGTGTACCGCTTGCGCAAAAAGCTGGCGCACGGCGATGTCGGCATCGTCACGCTGCGCGGCCTGGGTTATCTGCTGGCGCGGACGGAGCGAGGCGATGGCTAG
- a CDS encoding 2-hydroxymuconic semialdehyde dehydrogenase — protein MGLPLLGRLRTLKDGSMRDKTAFQNFINGEWVSTERHFDNVNPVDGSLIGPVHEAGADEVGAAVKAARAALSGPWGRFSVERRVELLHAIADGIDRRFDDFLAAEIADTGKPMSLASHLDIPRGAANFRLFADIVKNAATESFGMATPDGGHALNYAVRSPRGVVAVICPWNLPLLLMTWKVGPALACGNAVVVKPSEETPGTATLLGEVMNEVGVPPGVYNVVHGFGPESAGEHLSAHGGVNAITFTGETRTGEAIMKSAARGTRPVSLELGGKNAAIVFADCDFDKAVDGVGRSAFANSGQVCLGTERVYVQRPIFDRFVAALKAGAESLRPGNPYDKHMDFGPLISQQHRRKVLSYYERARADGATVVTGGGVPRMEGRLAEGSWVQPTIWTGLAESSAVIREEIFGPCCHIAPFDTEDEAIALANASEYGLCASVWTGDIGTAHRLAAAIDVGLCWINSWFLRDLRTPFGGAKASGIGREGGVHSLDFYTELRNVCIRF, from the coding sequence GTGGGACTACCTCTGCTCGGGCGATTGCGAACGCTGAAGGATGGGTCGATGAGAGACAAGACCGCGTTTCAGAATTTCATCAATGGCGAGTGGGTATCGACGGAGCGCCATTTCGATAATGTCAATCCTGTAGACGGCAGCCTGATCGGGCCGGTGCACGAGGCCGGCGCGGACGAGGTCGGCGCCGCGGTGAAGGCCGCGCGCGCCGCGCTTTCCGGGCCATGGGGCCGCTTCAGCGTAGAGCGGCGGGTCGAACTGCTTCACGCGATAGCCGACGGCATCGACCGCCGCTTCGACGACTTCCTGGCTGCGGAAATCGCCGACACCGGCAAACCGATGTCGCTGGCCAGCCATCTCGACATCCCGCGCGGTGCCGCGAATTTCCGGCTTTTCGCCGACATCGTCAAGAATGCGGCTACGGAATCGTTCGGGATGGCCACGCCGGACGGCGGCCATGCGCTCAATTACGCAGTCCGGTCGCCCAGGGGAGTGGTCGCCGTGATCTGTCCGTGGAATCTGCCGCTGCTGCTGATGACATGGAAGGTGGGGCCGGCGCTGGCGTGCGGCAACGCCGTCGTCGTCAAGCCCTCCGAGGAGACCCCCGGCACCGCCACGTTGCTTGGCGAAGTGATGAACGAGGTCGGCGTACCACCCGGCGTGTACAACGTCGTCCACGGCTTCGGGCCGGAATCGGCCGGCGAGCATCTGAGCGCGCATGGCGGCGTCAACGCCATCACCTTCACCGGCGAGACCCGCACCGGCGAGGCCATCATGAAGTCGGCCGCTCGCGGCACGCGCCCGGTCTCCTTGGAGCTGGGCGGCAAGAACGCGGCCATCGTGTTCGCCGACTGCGATTTCGACAAGGCCGTCGACGGGGTGGGGCGCTCGGCGTTCGCGAACAGCGGACAGGTCTGTCTGGGAACGGAGCGTGTCTACGTCCAGCGGCCTATCTTCGATCGCTTCGTCGCGGCGCTCAAGGCTGGGGCGGAGTCGCTGAGGCCCGGCAATCCGTACGACAAGCACATGGACTTCGGCCCGCTGATCTCGCAGCAACACAGGCGGAAAGTGCTTTCCTATTACGAGCGCGCGCGGGCCGATGGCGCGACGGTGGTGACCGGCGGCGGCGTGCCCCGCATGGAGGGCAGGCTGGCGGAAGGCTCTTGGGTGCAGCCTACGATATGGACCGGCCTGGCCGAAAGCTCGGCGGTGATCCGCGAGGAAATATTCGGCCCCTGCTGCCATATCGCCCCCTTCGATACCGAGGACGAGGCCATCGCCCTTGCCAATGCCAGCGAATATGGACTGTGCGCCTCGGTCTGGACCGGCGATATCGGCACCGCCCACCGGCTGGCGGCGGCGATAGACGTCGGCCTGTGCTGGATCAACTCGTGGTTTCTGCGCGACCTGCGCACGCCGTTCGGAGGCGCCAAGGCGTCCGGCATCGGACGGGAGGGCGGCGTCCATTCACTGGATTTCTATACGGAGTTGCGCAATGTCTGCATCCGTTTCTAA
- a CDS encoding LysR family transcriptional regulator — protein sequence MNLLTLDLNLLLVFDAILRTKSTTLAAEELSLTQSAVSNALRRLRIAFDDPLFVKTRDGMLPTVLAKELADHVHAGLASFRQAVETRSHFDPLTSDRSFTIYISDIGQMVFMPRLISHCASAAPNIRIATVDASPKEAQHAMSAGEIDLAIGLFMSFDPGFHQQRLFREYYVVIARDGHPAISAGLPLGIFLDARHAVYRPTAGSHAMFEEVVERIFEANGCVRQVAVRLAHSLGLSQIIAASDLLVCVPSRLAHAFNGYANIRVFPLPFDAPAFDISQLWHRRCHRDAGHRWLRHTVASLFDQTVGAHL from the coding sequence ATGAATCTTCTGACTCTGGATCTGAACCTGCTGCTGGTGTTCGATGCCATTCTGAGAACGAAAAGCACGACGCTGGCCGCGGAGGAGCTGAGCCTGACGCAGTCGGCAGTCAGCAATGCCTTGAGGCGCTTGAGAATAGCCTTCGACGACCCTCTGTTCGTCAAGACCAGGGACGGCATGCTGCCCACCGTCTTGGCCAAGGAGCTGGCCGATCACGTTCACGCCGGCCTGGCATCGTTCCGGCAGGCGGTGGAAACCAGAAGCCATTTCGACCCCCTGACCTCAGACCGCTCGTTCACCATCTATATCAGCGACATCGGGCAGATGGTCTTCATGCCCAGGCTGATCTCCCACTGTGCGTCGGCGGCGCCCAATATCCGCATCGCCACCGTCGACGCCTCGCCGAAGGAGGCGCAGCATGCGATGTCGGCCGGCGAAATCGATCTGGCCATCGGCCTGTTCATGAGCTTCGATCCCGGTTTCCATCAGCAAAGACTGTTCCGCGAGTACTACGTCGTGATCGCGCGCGATGGACACCCGGCGATATCGGCTGGGCTGCCGCTGGGAATATTCCTCGATGCGCGACATGCGGTGTACAGGCCAACGGCGGGCAGCCACGCGATGTTCGAAGAAGTGGTCGAGCGGATATTCGAGGCAAACGGATGCGTCAGGCAGGTCGCCGTCCGGCTCGCCCATTCGCTCGGGCTGTCGCAGATCATCGCGGCCAGCGACCTGCTGGTTTGCGTGCCTAGCCGCTTGGCGCACGCCTTCAATGGCTATGCGAACATCCGGGTTTTTCCGCTGCCGTTTGACGCGCCCGCCTTCGATATCTCTCAGCTCTGGCATAGGCGGTGCCATCGCGACGCCGGCCACCGCTGGCTCAGGCACACTGTCGCATCGCTGTTCGACCAGACGGTCGGCGCGCATTTATGA